TTTGCGGCTGACATAATCACGGGCACCTTCAGATAGCTGTTGCGGCTTTCTGCAGGCCCTATGCACACAGCCTCATCGGCAAAAGTTACATGGAGTGAGTTTTTATCGGCTTCCGAGTAAACAGCCACGGTCTTTATCCCGAGTTCCTTGCAGGCTCTGATAATCCGAAGGGCTATCTCACCACGGTTGGCTATAAGTATTTTCTTGAACAATCTTTACCTCAAATGAATTGTTGACCGTCTTTAATCGGGTTTAATAAGGAAAAGCAATTGTCCATATTCAACAGGCCTTCCGTTGTCAACCATTATTTTGGCAACTGTTCCTGAAATGTCGCATTCTATTTCGTTCATCAGTTTCATTGCCTCAACGATGCAGAGTACTGAACCCTGTTCCACTCTGTCGCCAACCTTTACATACGAATCGGCATCAGGAGCGGGTGAACGATAGAAAGTGCCAACGATCGGCGATTTAATTTCATGCAGCTTTTCATTGGCAGCCGGGGCTGACTCAGGTGCAGGAGCCGGTACTGGAGCCGCGTGTTGAGCAACCGGATGAGGTGCAGGGGCGCTCTGAGGGGCACCAACTGTGTAGTTTACAGCTCCGGGTGTTGCATTTCCATATTTGGAAATGTAGATTCTCGACTCTTTCTCTTCGATCTCGAGTTCAGAGATTCCGCTTGTTTCTACCAGCTTGACAAGACGACGGATTAAATTAATATCCATGTTTAACCTGTGTTATATTAAAAAAATTAAGATTTAACTCTTTCCATATAGTCACCCGTACGGGTATCTATCTTCAGAAGGTCATCTTCGTTAATGAAAAGTGGAACCATTACTGTGGCTCCTGTTTCCATTTTCGCAGGTTTTAACGCATTTGTTGCAGTGTCACCCCTGAATCCGGGTTCTGTTTCCACCACTCTAAGAGCTACATGTACGGGAAGTTCAACGCTCACGATTTTTTCGCCATCCATAAGCATGTCAACTTCGGTGCCCTCTTTTATAAACTTTATTCCGTCACCAAATGTGGCAACCGGTACATTCATCTGATCGTAGGTTTCGTTGTCCATGCAGACAAGTGATTCACCATCAGCATAAAGGTATTGGAATTTCCTTCGCTCCACCTTAACTATATCTATCCCTTCGCCTGACCGGAATGTATTGTCCAATACTCTCCCTGTGGTGAGACTTTTCAGAGAGGTACGAACAAATGCCCCTCCCTTGCCGGGTTTCACATGCTGAAACTCTACAACTGTAAACAAGTCGTTCTTAAATTTAATTATTAGTCCATTCCTG
The sequence above is a segment of the Bacteroidota bacterium genome. Coding sequences within it:
- the accB gene encoding acetyl-CoA carboxylase biotin carboxyl carrier protein codes for the protein MDINLIRRLVKLVETSGISELEIEEKESRIYISKYGNATPGAVNYTVGAPQSAPAPHPVAQHAAPVPAPAPESAPAANEKLHEIKSPIVGTFYRSPAPDADSYVKVGDRVEQGSVLCIVEAMKLMNEIECDISGTVAKIMVDNGRPVEYGQLLFLIKPD
- the efp gene encoding elongation factor P, whose protein sequence is MADTSDLRNGLIIKFKNDLFTVVEFQHVKPGKGGAFVRTSLKSLTTGRVLDNTFRSGEGIDIVKVERRKFQYLYADGESLVCMDNETYDQMNVPVATFGDGIKFIKEGTEVDMLMDGEKIVSVELPVHVALRVVETEPGFRGDTATNALKPAKMETGATVMVPLFINEDDLLKIDTRTGDYMERVKS